The segment AACGGGTTGAACTTGTCGAACCCCTTCGGCGGCGTCTGACCGTGCTTCGCGAACTGTGGCGGCAGACCGGCACCGGACGGGTCCGCGTACGCGATATCACCGGCGAGGATATGGAAGTCCGGGTGCGAGGCCTCGATCTGCCGATTGATGTTGCGCGCGTGCTTGACCGACGGCTCGTTGTCCGCTTTGTAGTACTGGTCGTCGTAATCGCCGGCGACCAAACCTGATGGTTGCGAAGGGGTTTCGTCGACGCCCTGATCGCCCATCATCGTGAATCGAAACGGTGCGATGCGGCCCGACGGCAAGGCCGGAGATGCGCTGCGGATGTCGCTCACGAAGCCGTCGGCGGTGCGCCAGCGGTAGTAGTGCGGCAGCTTGGGCGTCAGATTGTCGACGGGTACGTGCACGTAGTACTGCTCCGCCGGCAGAATTCCGCCGTCGGTCTGCGGAACCTGACTGATCAGGTTGCGCACTTCCGCCGACGTCGTAGCGCCGAGTGCGGGCGTGGGGCCGTGATCGAGGAAGACCCCGGTGAGCCCGGGATTGCGTGAGAGCTGTGCCGAGAAGCGCAACTGTGTCGCCGGGTCGTTTCCGAAGCCCATGTGCCGTCCGGCCACGGCCAGCGGGGCGTCCTGCGCATAGGCGGTACGCGCGAACACCGAATTCCCGACGCCTACCGCGGCGGCTGTTGCGGCGGCTCCCACCAGGAAGTTTCGACGACTGACGGGGTGTCGCCGCAGGAACGACCGATGCCAATCGTGCTGTTCGGCCATGGTCATGTTGTCGGCGAGCGTGCCCGGGATGCCGGTCGCGACGGTCTCGCCTGCGGGATTGAGCGTCATGCCTCAATGGTGACGGTGACGCTCTCTGTATCCGTTAACCAAGCGAAGTTGTTGGGTGAACAACACGAGAACACCGATGCACAACGGGACGAACGCGGACAATCCCGTCGTGCATGGAACTTCGTTACCCACTACGAATTCCCACGCACGACGGGAGGTCGATTCAGGTCCCCTTGACGTTGAGGATCTGCCGCAGTTCGTGCTCGATGCTCACCAGGTCGCGGGCGTCCTCCATCACGACATCGATCGGCTTGTAGGCGTCCGGAATCTCGTCGATGAAGTCTGCACTGTCGCGAAACTCGATCCCCTTCATCCGCTCCTGCAGGTTCTCGTGGGTGAACCGCTTCCTGGCCTCGGTCCGAGAGAACTGCCGACCGGCACCGTGAGGAGCCGAGCACAGGCCGGCCTTGGAACCCTTGCCGACCACCACGTACGAACGAGTTCCCATCGAGCCCGGAATGATCGCCTCGACACCCTCGTGTGCGTCCACTGCACCTTTACGGGTGAGCCACACGTCCTTGTGCGCGTGCGTTTCCTTCACCGTGTAATTGTGATGGCAATTGATCCGCTCGACCTCGCGATGGTCGTCGGTTCCCATCCACTCGGCGAACACCGCACCGAACCGATCCATCATCTCGGCACGGTTCAGGTACGCGAACCGCTGCGCCCACTTCAGATCTCGGATGTACCGTCCGAATTCCGGTGCGCTCTCTGGCAGGTACGCCAAATCCTTGTTCGGCAACGAGATCCACCACTGCGCGCACAAACGCTGGGCAATGGCGATGTGCTTCTTGGCGATCTTGTTGCCCACGCCCCTCGATCCACTGTGCAGAAACAGCCACACCCGATCGGTTTCGTCGAGGCACAGCTCGATGAAGTGGTTGCCGCCGCCCAACGAACCGAGCTGCTCACGCCACTGTGGTGAGTGGTTCAGCTCGACACCGTCCTTAGCCGCCAACTCCTCGAGTTCGAGCAACTTGGGCGCGGTGAAATCCCACCGGTCGACGCCGACGTTGTAGTTGCCGGGCGAGAGAGGGATGCTTGCCTCGATGGCGAGTCGCAGGTTCGTCAGATTACGGCCGTCGACGTCGTCGAGTGTGAATTCCGTTCGGACGCCGATCATTCCGCAGCCGATATCGACTCCGACGGCGGCCGGGATGACAGCGCCCAGCGTGGGAATCACTGTTCCTACTGCGCTTCCCATACCGCTGTGAGCGTCGGGCATCAGGGCGACGTGCGGATGCACGAACGGCATCGACGCTGTTTCACGGGCCTGCTCGAGAGTCTTGTCCTCGAGCTGTGACGCCCAATTGAGCAAACGCAAGCCCACCTTGTTCGGGGGCATGATGTTCCTTCCTGCCCCCTTGCACAAGAGGGCGCTATTCGATGGGTCGATTCACGAGCGGAGCTTGTTTGCCGCAGAGAGCGGCGCATCGCTCCGGTGAATACGCGCGCAGCACAAGGCTCGTACCGGCTCTCGTGTCGAGAGCGGCACCAGACAGAACGGTTGCGCGCATGACGAGGACCCTATCGAGCGAGACCTTGCCCAAGCGAGCGAATTATTCGAAACGTAGTGGGACTGAATGCACAGAGGTGTGCTGTGATGACGGGATCCCGTCGCTGGGGACCGATAGTGTGCAAACCTGCCCACAACGCCGGGACCTACACTCCCCCACCGAATGCGAGTCCCAACAGATATGTCGCCCCAGCCGCGCCGTAGCCGATGGCCAGTTGGCGCAGAGCGCGTTTGACCGGTGGCCCACCGCTGAGCAGTCCCACCACCAGTCCGGTACAGATCAATGCGATTCCGACGAGGACTGCGGCAACGGCAAGTGCCACATAACCTTCGAGGCCGAACAGATACGGCAGCACCGGGATGACGGCACCGGAGGCGAAGAAGCAGAAGCTGGCCCCGGCGGCACCGAGGCCGGTTCCGATGGACTCGTGTTGATCGACATCGGGGGCCATCTCGTCGGCAGGTAGTAATCGCAGCACTTCGGCGGCTTTGGCGTCGGCTTCCTCGTGGGTCATTCCCCGCGCCCGGTAGACCAGCGCCAGTTCGTTGGCGTCGACGTCGAGGTGTTGGACGGCATCGCGCGCGGCACTGTCCGGCGACGACGCCTCGAGCAGTTCGCGTTGCGAGCGGACCGAGACGTACTCGCCCGCGCCCATCGACAGCGCGCCGGCGAGCAGGCCCGCGAGTCCGGTGACGAGAACGATCTGATTGGACACACCGGATCCGCTGATACCGAGCACCAGAGCCAGGTTGCTCACCAAGCCGTCGTTGGCACCGAACACTGCGGCCCGGAACGTGCCGGACAGTCGATTGCGACCGCGAGCTGCCAGTGCCCTGATCACCTCGGCATGGATCTGCTCGTCGGCCGTCATAGCGTCGGTGGCATCGGAGTCGGTGGCATACGGAGAGCGCGTTTCGGCGCGCTGCGCCAATGCGAGCACGAACACCGAGCCGAACCGACGCGCCAGCACACCGAGGATGCGGGTGCGGATGTCGCCCTTGAGCGGCATGCCGACCCGCTCGCCCAGTAGGTTTCGCCAATGCTGCTCGTGGCGGCCCTCCGCATCGGCGAGTGCGAGCAATATGTCGCGCTCCTCGCCGACGCGTCGTCCTGCCAGATCGCGATAGACGGCAGCCTCGGCCCGCTCGTCGGCGAGATACTGCCGCCACCGCTTCACATCTCGCGCACTGGGTCCGTCGTTCATGACAGTGAAGATAGACCCGTAGAGGGTCAGCTCGGGTCGTACACCCCGGTCTGTACTGCTTTGACCAATCTCCGTGGCACTCGGAACTCGCGACCTTGGAACCGCACGGTCACCAGATCAGGAGCAACGGCTTTCCACTGCGCACGACGGCTCCTGGTGTTCGAGCGCGACATCTTCCTCTTCGGAACAGCCATGATCAGGCGTCCTTTCGGCTTCGTCGACCGTAACGCTTCTCGAATTTCTCGACGCGTCCCTGCGTGTCCATCACGCGGGCGGCTCCGGTCCAGAAGGGGTGCGATTCGGACGAGACGTCGACGACGATCAGCGGATAGGTGTTGCCGTCCTCCCACTCGGTCTCGCGCGCGGACGTGACGGTGGACCTGGTGAGAAACTTGTTGCCGGTGCTCGAATCCTGGAACACGACCGGGTGGTAGTCGGGGTGGATGCCTGGTTTCATTCTGTAGCCTCTCGTGATTGTTCTGCGTAGGGGGATTCGCTGCTCTCGCATGGGTCTTCGTGCCACTGACCGAAGGGGTCCTGCCAGGTGGACCAGGCCGCGGGGTCTGCCAATTCTTCGTCGGATACCAACGCCCACTGCAAGGTTCGGTCGATCTCGGTGGGGTCGGCCTCGTGGACGAGGATCACCAGTGAGGTGTCTCGGTCTCCGAACTTCCCGTCCCACCGCAGCGCCGCCATTGCCCGACGGGTGGCATCGACGCGGTCCTGCTGCTCCGGAGTCATTGCGACAAGCCACTTTCCGGCGCTCGCCACCCGAAGACCACCGCCTGCCGATTCGATCCACAGCGCCTCGTCGGGCTGAGTGGCGACCCACGCCCGCCCGCGGGCGGTGACGACGCCGTCGAGCAGCACGTCGATGGCCTCGTGCAACCGCTCGGGATGGAACGGCCGAGTTGCAGTGAATTCGACGAGCGTGACTCCACAGTCGACGGCCAACGGCGGCTCACCACGCAACAGCGGCGAGTGCGCATCGCTGATCGCACCGCGTCGCGCATCGGCAGGGACACTCGCGAGAAGTGCTGGGGCGTCGACCATTGCGTCCCGGGAAACCCACACGACGGGAGCGTTCGGAGCCAACCGCGCCAGGACGGCAGCGAGCCGGGCGCGTTCCCAAGCGTCGACGTCGGGGCCTGCGGTGACGACGAGTGCATCGGCGTAGTCGACCTGCCCGACCACCAATTGCGCGACGGTTCGATCGTCGTCGCCACTGGCGACGATGCCTCGGTCGGCCATGGCGTCGTCCCCGGTGGCGTCGGCCAGCCAGGTTGCGGCGTCCAGGCAATCGACCACCGCCTCGATGCGGACGTCACGCGAGGCCGGGCCGTCGATCTGTCCGACGACACCCGCGACGACGACGTTGTCCACGGCCCAGCACAGCGCCTCGGGCTCGAGCGCGGGGTCCATGGCGAGCACGATGCGATCGACGTTGCTGCGGGCGGACAGTGCGCGCAGCAACGGCAGCAGATCCTCCCGGAGCGTGCACGAGACGCAGCCGTGTGCCAGCTCCAGAATGGTCTCGCGCGGATTCTCCCCCAGTACGGAGAGCGTGCGACGTACGACGCCTTCGGCGACGCGGCTCAGATCGTGGCGGACCGCGACGGTCCCCGGCGCGAGCAGTGATGTCACGACTGCGTCCATGGCTCCGGTCCAGCCGGAGACGAGGACCATCGGGGTTCGATCGTCCGGTGAGTTGTTCACGAGCACCCTTCTTCTCGACAACGATTGTCATTACTTGTGGATGCACGCTACATTCGTGAACACGCTTTGTCGAAAACGATTGTCATAACGGCAAGAAAGGAGTGCTCATGTCAGCGCACTGCCAAGTCACCGGCCGCACCCCCGGATTCGGAAAATCGGTCTCGCACTCCCACGTGCGGACCAGCCGGAGATGGGATCCCAACATCCAGCGCAAGACCTACTACGCACCGAGCCTCGGCCGACGCGTCACCCTCACCCTCTCGGCCAAGGGCATCAAGACCATCGACCGCGACGGCATCGACGCCGTGGTGGCGAAGCTGCGCGCACGCGGGGAGAAGATCTGATGGGCAAGAGCACCGACGTTCGGCCGATCGTCAAACTCAAATCGACCGCCGGCACCGGCTACACCTACGTCACCAGGAAGAACCGTCGCAACGATCCCGACCGACTGGTGATGAAGAAGTACGACCCGGTCGTGCGCAAGCACGTGGACTTTCGAGAGGAGCGATAGCCATGGCGAAGAAGTCGAAGATCGCGAAGAACGAGCAACGCAAGATCGTCGTCGCCCGGTGGGCATCGCGTCGAGCAGAGCTCAAAGAGACCATCCGCAGGCCCTCGAGCAGCGACTCCGAGCGTGCGCAGGCCCAAGCAGCACTGCAGCGTCTGCCGCGCGATTCGAGTCCGGTACGATTACGCAATCGTGACGCTGCGGATGGACGTCCGCGCGGTTATCTACGGAAATTCGGGCTGTCCCGCGTGAAAATGCGCGAGATGGCTCACCGTGGGGAGCTGCCAGGCGTCCACAAGTCGAGCTGGTAAAGGGAAAAGGTTTCAGATGGCAGTCAAGAGAGCACCGTCGAAGAAGGTCCGCGCAGAGGCAGGCCGTCGACCGAAGAAGAACCCGTTGAACGCCGCCAAGGTCACCACGGTGGACTACAAGGACATCAACCTCCTTCGTCAGTTCATCTCGGACCGCGGCAAGATCCGCAGCCGTCGGGTCACCGGGCTCACCCCGCAGCAGCAGCGCCAGGTCGCTGTCGCAGTGAAGAACGCTCGTGAGATGGCATTGCTGCCGTTCACCAGCCGCTGATCCAGACTTTCACTCAGAGAGGCCACGTAGCCATCGGCTACGTGGCCTCTCTGTCGTTCCCGATCCAGAGATGAGCAGTCCGTAGATGTCCGGCGTCCTCGAGGGCTTCACCGTCATCTTCGTCGTCATCGCACTGGGATACCTCCTCGCCCACCTGAAAGTGCTCGGCGAACACGGCCA is part of the Rhodococcus sp. SBT000017 genome and harbors:
- a CDS encoding RtcB family protein translates to MPPNKVGLRLLNWASQLEDKTLEQARETASMPFVHPHVALMPDAHSGMGSAVGTVIPTLGAVIPAAVGVDIGCGMIGVRTEFTLDDVDGRNLTNLRLAIEASIPLSPGNYNVGVDRWDFTAPKLLELEELAAKDGVELNHSPQWREQLGSLGGGNHFIELCLDETDRVWLFLHSGSRGVGNKIAKKHIAIAQRLCAQWWISLPNKDLAYLPESAPEFGRYIRDLKWAQRFAYLNRAEMMDRFGAVFAEWMGTDDHREVERINCHHNYTVKETHAHKDVWLTRKGAVDAHEGVEAIIPGSMGTRSYVVVGKGSKAGLCSAPHGAGRQFSRTEARKRFTHENLQERMKGIEFRDSADFIDEIPDAYKPIDVVMEDARDLVSIEHELRQILNVKGT
- a CDS encoding VIT1/CCC1 family protein, which produces MNDGPSARDVKRWRQYLADERAEAAVYRDLAGRRVGEERDILLALADAEGRHEQHWRNLLGERVGMPLKGDIRTRILGVLARRFGSVFVLALAQRAETRSPYATDSDATDAMTADEQIHAEVIRALAARGRNRLSGTFRAAVFGANDGLVSNLALVLGISGSGVSNQIVLVTGLAGLLAGALSMGAGEYVSVRSQRELLEASSPDSAARDAVQHLDVDANELALVYRARGMTHEEADAKAAEVLRLLPADEMAPDVDQHESIGTGLGAAGASFCFFASGAVIPVLPYLFGLEGYVALAVAAVLVGIALICTGLVVGLLSGGPPVKRALRQLAIGYGAAGATYLLGLAFGGGV
- the rpmF gene encoding 50S ribosomal protein L32 gives rise to the protein MAVPKRKMSRSNTRSRRAQWKAVAPDLVTVRFQGREFRVPRRLVKAVQTGVYDPS
- a CDS encoding type B 50S ribosomal protein L31 gives rise to the protein MKPGIHPDYHPVVFQDSSTGNKFLTRSTVTSARETEWEDGNTYPLIVVDVSSESHPFWTGAARVMDTQGRVEKFEKRYGRRSRKDA
- the mrf gene encoding ribosome hibernation factor-recruiting GTPase MRF is translated as MVLVSGWTGAMDAVVTSLLAPGTVAVRHDLSRVAEGVVRRTLSVLGENPRETILELAHGCVSCTLREDLLPLLRALSARSNVDRIVLAMDPALEPEALCWAVDNVVVAGVVGQIDGPASRDVRIEAVVDCLDAATWLADATGDDAMADRGIVASGDDDRTVAQLVVGQVDYADALVVTAGPDVDAWERARLAAVLARLAPNAPVVWVSRDAMVDAPALLASVPADARRGAISDAHSPLLRGEPPLAVDCGVTLVEFTATRPFHPERLHEAIDVLLDGVVTARGRAWVATQPDEALWIESAGGGLRVASAGKWLVAMTPEQQDRVDATRRAMAALRWDGKFGDRDTSLVILVHEADPTEIDRTLQWALVSDEELADPAAWSTWQDPFGQWHEDPCESSESPYAEQSREATE
- the rpmB gene encoding 50S ribosomal protein L28, giving the protein MSAHCQVTGRTPGFGKSVSHSHVRTSRRWDPNIQRKTYYAPSLGRRVTLTLSAKGIKTIDRDGIDAVVAKLRARGEKI
- the rpmG gene encoding 50S ribosomal protein L33; the encoded protein is MMGKSTDVRPIVKLKSTAGTGYTYVTRKNRRNDPDRLVMKKYDPVVRKHVDFREER
- the rpsN gene encoding 30S ribosomal protein S14 codes for the protein MAKKSKIAKNEQRKIVVARWASRRAELKETIRRPSSSDSERAQAQAALQRLPRDSSPVRLRNRDAADGRPRGYLRKFGLSRVKMREMAHRGELPGVHKSSW
- the rpsR gene encoding 30S ribosomal protein S18; this translates as MAVKRAPSKKVRAEAGRRPKKNPLNAAKVTTVDYKDINLLRQFISDRGKIRSRRVTGLTPQQQRQVAVAVKNAREMALLPFTSR